One Glutamicibacter mishrai genomic window carries:
- a CDS encoding septum formation family protein: MVEENLPEPQAALPPLQPEPEKPKRQGGQWAILIIAVLALAAAVVFLVLRIIDPPASPVANNVERNENPGLDGIIATEMPPAQLQLGDCLRGFESPLDPQTVVTCDSAHNAQMIGSFEVAGTDYPGAGELLTQSEDLCKSVSLDPSAGLDSTWTYHFSRPSESTWDQGDRAVSCFLSLKEGNVRSSLLPPEGTDDAADGDSAKPEDQRDEESSSKAEETTES; the protein is encoded by the coding sequence GTGGTGGAAGAGAATCTGCCCGAGCCGCAGGCGGCTTTACCGCCATTGCAGCCCGAACCGGAAAAGCCCAAGCGGCAAGGTGGCCAATGGGCCATATTGATCATTGCTGTTTTGGCGCTGGCCGCTGCCGTGGTCTTCTTGGTGTTGCGCATCATAGATCCCCCCGCTTCGCCCGTTGCGAACAATGTGGAACGCAATGAAAACCCTGGCCTTGATGGCATCATCGCCACGGAAATGCCCCCTGCCCAATTGCAGCTCGGTGATTGCCTGCGCGGTTTCGAGTCACCCTTGGATCCGCAAACCGTGGTCACCTGCGATTCGGCGCATAACGCCCAGATGATCGGGTCCTTCGAAGTCGCAGGCACCGATTACCCGGGAGCTGGCGAATTGCTGACCCAGTCCGAGGACCTTTGCAAGTCGGTGTCGCTCGATCCGAGCGCAGGGCTGGACTCCACCTGGACCTATCACTTCTCCCGTCCTTCGGAGAGCACTTGGGACCAGGGCGACCGCGCGGTGTCCTGCTTCTTGAGTTTGAAGGAAGGCAACGTTCGCTCCTCGCTGTTGCCACCTGAAGGCACCGATGATGCCGCTGACGGCGATTCGGCAAAGCCTGAGGACCAGCGCGACGAGGAATCGAGCTCCAAGGCCGAAGAGACCACTGAAAGCTGA